Proteins from a genomic interval of Tepidisphaeraceae bacterium:
- a CDS encoding aminotransferase, with protein MDRTQLDNLRASDRKFHLHPFTHHADMHKAGTQVVTGSSGVYVTDQDDRQLLDGLAGLWCVNVGYGRKEIAEAVYKQMLDVPYYPSFFNTTTEPAVKLAEKLAAIAPKRIKRSIFCNSGSEANESAVKLVRGYWKLKGKPGKYKILTRTYAYHGVGVATTSMTGLPSCYAPFDLPLEGGMFVHVPGPHHYEAKTDLDPIAYGQWCVDETRRIIDQQGADTVGAIFVEPIQGAGGVIVPPDGYLKSLRELAREKDVLFVADEVITGFGRLGDWLASNLWDLDPDLISVAKGLTSGYLPLGATMVSDEMVDVLNTGGYLAHGFTYSGHPTPCAAGLANLAIIENERLVERVRDNVGPYFQQKLRAFASHPAVGEVRGYQLIGAIELLPASRQKADRVATSPLGIKAAAIARKHGVIVRGIRDLIAISPPLTITHAELDFLFEVVGKTLDELWA; from the coding sequence ATGGACCGCACCCAACTCGACAACCTCCGCGCGTCGGACCGGAAGTTTCACCTGCACCCGTTCACGCACCACGCCGACATGCACAAGGCTGGCACGCAGGTGGTCACCGGGTCCAGCGGCGTGTACGTGACCGATCAGGACGACCGCCAGTTGCTTGACGGGCTGGCGGGCCTGTGGTGCGTGAACGTCGGATACGGGCGCAAGGAGATCGCCGAGGCGGTCTACAAGCAGATGCTGGACGTGCCGTACTACCCGTCGTTCTTCAACACGACTACCGAGCCGGCCGTGAAGCTGGCCGAGAAGCTGGCGGCGATCGCGCCGAAACGCATCAAGCGCAGCATCTTCTGCAACAGTGGATCCGAAGCCAACGAGTCGGCGGTAAAACTGGTGCGCGGCTACTGGAAGCTGAAGGGAAAGCCGGGCAAGTACAAGATCCTGACGCGCACCTACGCCTACCACGGCGTGGGTGTGGCCACGACCAGCATGACCGGCCTGCCCAGCTGCTATGCGCCATTCGACCTACCGCTGGAAGGGGGCATGTTCGTCCACGTGCCGGGCCCGCATCATTACGAGGCAAAGACGGACCTCGATCCGATCGCCTACGGCCAATGGTGCGTGGACGAGACCCGGCGGATCATCGACCAGCAGGGTGCCGACACGGTTGGCGCGATTTTCGTCGAACCGATCCAAGGCGCCGGCGGGGTGATTGTGCCGCCAGATGGCTACCTGAAATCGCTGCGCGAACTGGCGCGCGAGAAGGACGTGCTGTTCGTCGCCGACGAGGTCATCACCGGCTTCGGCCGACTGGGCGACTGGCTGGCGTCGAACCTGTGGGACCTGGATCCCGACCTCATCAGCGTCGCCAAGGGCCTGACCAGTGGCTACCTTCCGTTGGGCGCGACGATGGTGAGCGACGAGATGGTCGACGTGCTGAACACCGGTGGCTATCTCGCTCACGGTTTCACCTACAGCGGTCACCCGACACCCTGCGCCGCGGGGCTGGCGAACCTGGCGATCATCGAGAACGAACGGCTCGTCGAGCGCGTGCGCGACAATGTCGGCCCGTACTTTCAGCAGAAGTTGCGCGCGTTCGCGAGCCATCCTGCGGTCGGGGAGGTGCGCGGATATCAGCTGATCGGCGCAATCGAGTTGTTACCGGCGTCGCGCCAGAAGGCCGACCGCGTCGCGACCAGCCCGCTTGGCATCAAGGCGGCGGCCATCGCGCGAAAGCATGGCGTGATCGTCCGCGGCATTCGTGACCTCATCGCGATAAGCCCCCCGTTGACGATCACGCATGCCGAGCTCGATTTCCTGTTCGAAGTGGTCGGGAAGACGCTCGACGAACTGTGGGCCTGA
- a CDS encoding SCO family protein codes for MLKDIGIEQNLNAQLPMDAVFTDDYGQTVKLGDLYGKRPAVLVMVYYECPMLCNMVLNDLLRTMNGITTHTIGQEFDVIAVSINPNESPEVAAKKKRTYMKAYGERGTPAGWHFLTGTQENITRVAQTVGFKYRYDEARKEYIHASGIMVTTTDGRLSQYFYGIDYSPTDLRLAITTANKNKVGGLVDAVLLYCFHYDPTTGKYGFVIMNALKLGGILTVLALAIFMTIMLMRDRRALPPPTVGAGHS; via the coding sequence ATGTTGAAGGACATTGGCATCGAGCAGAACCTGAACGCCCAGCTGCCGATGGACGCCGTCTTCACCGACGACTACGGCCAGACGGTTAAGCTCGGTGACCTGTACGGCAAGCGGCCGGCAGTGCTTGTGATGGTCTATTACGAGTGCCCGATGCTCTGCAACATGGTCCTCAACGACCTGCTGCGGACGATGAACGGCATCACGACCCACACGATTGGTCAAGAGTTCGACGTGATCGCCGTCAGCATCAATCCGAACGAATCGCCCGAGGTCGCGGCCAAGAAGAAGCGCACTTACATGAAGGCGTACGGCGAGCGCGGCACGCCGGCGGGCTGGCACTTCCTGACCGGCACGCAGGAAAACATCACGCGCGTCGCCCAGACCGTCGGCTTCAAGTATCGCTACGACGAGGCGCGCAAGGAATACATCCACGCCAGCGGCATCATGGTCACCACGACCGATGGCCGGCTGTCGCAGTACTTCTACGGCATCGACTACTCGCCGACCGACCTGCGGCTGGCGATCACGACGGCCAACAAGAACAAGGTCGGTGGCCTGGTCGACGCGGTTTTGCTGTACTGCTTCCATTACGACCCGACGACCGGCAAGTACGGGTTCGTCATCATGAACGCGTTAAAGCTGGGCGGCATCCTGACCGTGCTGGCGTTGGCGATCTTTATGACGATCATGTTGATGCGCGACCGACGGGCACTTCCCCCACCGACGGTGGGCGCGGGGCATTCGTAG
- a CDS encoding cytochrome c, which translates to MIRRRFTASLLATVAVSAILTGCRKPEMHQQEKKDPHEASTLFADGIASRPLVEGTVVRGQPRTDGILYTGTGADGKASAEFPWQMTAADLQQGKKMFDIYCYVCHGKTGYGDGMIVQRGFVRPQSFHTDRVKNAPPGYIYQVITNGYGAMYSYAERVTPEDRWRIAAYIKALQVSQSQEFATLTPEEKTRVAQSTTQPAITPASKTETE; encoded by the coding sequence ATGATCCGACGACGCTTTACAGCCTCGCTGCTGGCGACGGTCGCGGTTTCGGCGATCCTGACCGGTTGCCGTAAGCCCGAGATGCACCAGCAGGAGAAGAAGGACCCGCACGAGGCGTCCACGCTCTTCGCCGACGGCATCGCCTCGCGCCCGCTGGTCGAGGGCACCGTGGTGCGCGGCCAACCGCGCACGGACGGCATCCTGTACACCGGCACCGGCGCCGACGGGAAGGCCTCGGCCGAGTTCCCCTGGCAAATGACCGCCGCCGACCTGCAGCAGGGCAAGAAGATGTTCGACATCTATTGCTACGTCTGCCACGGCAAGACCGGCTACGGTGACGGGATGATCGTGCAGCGCGGCTTCGTCCGCCCGCAGTCGTTCCACACCGATCGGGTGAAGAACGCCCCGCCGGGCTACATTTATCAGGTCATCACCAACGGTTACGGCGCGATGTACAGCTATGCCGAACGCGTGACCCCGGAAGACCGCTGGCGCATCGCGGCGTACATCAAGGCGCTGCAGGTCAGCCAGTCGCAGGAGTTCGCGACACTGACGCCTGAGGAAAAGACGCGCGTGGCCCAGTCGACCACCCAACCGGCCATCACACCGGCGAGCAAGACGGAAACCGAGTAA
- a CDS encoding PatB family C-S lyase, whose protein sequence is MPSVQFQIDQTALRHPDSFKWTKYPQDVLPLWVADMDFPVAPSIITAITDRLRHGIGYHQLYGDPELTGLLRAKLEKDGLVGLPEKGWMGYLVGVVQGLYVAVTGLTRAGDDVITMTPIYPPFMSAITDHGRNARLVALAELPEGWTIDWPAMEAAVTPATRLLMLCHPHNPTGRVWTRDELARLADFADRHRLWVVSDELHADLTLSGEYVPFVAVAPPAVQARTVTLIGPCKAYNTAGLGIGAMVSHNPQLIARLKKAGAGLMGHPGVPNVTMWKAALRDDGIWLAEVLDYLRGNTDLIAAFVRDRLPGVRYVPPQATYLAWLDFRNHPRAGDIHKYLLETAKVALNDGPAFGPGYQGFVRLNFATSKAILSEALERIAAADVAR, encoded by the coding sequence ATGCCCTCCGTGCAATTCCAGATCGACCAGACCGCCTTGCGACATCCCGACAGCTTCAAGTGGACGAAGTACCCGCAGGACGTGCTGCCGTTGTGGGTGGCGGACATGGATTTCCCGGTCGCGCCGTCGATCATCACGGCCATCACCGATCGCCTGCGACACGGCATTGGCTACCACCAGCTCTACGGCGATCCGGAACTCACGGGCCTGCTGCGCGCAAAGCTAGAGAAGGACGGCTTGGTTGGCCTGCCCGAGAAGGGTTGGATGGGTTACCTCGTCGGCGTCGTGCAGGGGTTGTACGTCGCGGTGACCGGGCTCACACGCGCGGGCGACGACGTCATCACGATGACGCCGATCTATCCGCCGTTCATGTCGGCGATCACCGATCACGGTCGTAATGCACGGCTGGTAGCGTTGGCGGAATTGCCCGAGGGTTGGACGATCGACTGGCCCGCGATGGAGGCGGCGGTCACACCGGCGACGCGATTGCTGATGCTCTGTCACCCGCACAATCCGACCGGGCGCGTCTGGACGCGCGACGAGCTGGCGCGGCTCGCCGACTTCGCGGATCGGCACAGGTTGTGGGTGGTGTCGGACGAGCTGCACGCCGACCTCACGCTCAGCGGTGAGTACGTGCCGTTCGTCGCCGTTGCGCCGCCGGCGGTGCAGGCGCGCACCGTCACTCTGATCGGCCCGTGCAAGGCGTACAACACCGCAGGGCTGGGCATCGGGGCGATGGTCAGCCACAACCCGCAGTTGATCGCGCGACTGAAGAAGGCGGGCGCGGGGTTGATGGGGCATCCCGGTGTGCCGAACGTAACGATGTGGAAGGCGGCGCTGCGGGACGACGGCATCTGGCTGGCCGAAGTGCTCGACTACCTGCGAGGGAACACCGACCTGATCGCGGCGTTCGTCCGCGACCGCCTGCCGGGCGTTCGCTACGTGCCACCGCAGGCGACGTACCTCGCCTGGCTCGACTTTCGGAATCACCCGCGCGCCGGCGACATCCACAAGTACCTGCTGGAGACCGCAAAGGTCGCGTTGAACGACGGCCCGGCGTTTGGCCCCGGTTACCAAGGCTTCGTCCGCCTGAACTTCGCCACCAGCAAGGCGATCTTATCCGAAGCGCTGGAGCGCATCGCCGCGGCCGACGTGGCGCGGTAG
- the coxB gene encoding cytochrome c oxidase subunit II, with protein sequence MMSVLAQFEKIEPFRLFPKQASNFAPEMDALYFFLTAVSLFFTVLIFGLLIFFVIKYRRKHVDEYPEQLPTNMVLELTWTFIPLLIALVMFFWGAKLFVRMSNIPQNAMEIAVTGKQWMWNVQHPTGKREKNELHVPLGRPVKLRMTSEDVIHSFALPAFRAKHDVVPGRYTEMWFTPTEAGTYYLFCTEYCGTLHSGMVGRLVVMGEQEYAAWLTNSVADEAPHLAGAKLFEQFSCITCHGQQAPTLANIYGTPRRVVRGGKTVEVFADEDYVRRAILNPQAELVEGYPPLMPTYQGILTEDQVNQLIAYVKSLNDTNSSRPEGRPVDAAPMPQGAIVPDPAAASGPRESVMHVDDGIVPFGSATTRPTTQP encoded by the coding sequence ATGATGAGCGTGCTCGCCCAATTCGAGAAGATCGAACCGTTCCGCCTCTTCCCCAAGCAGGCCTCGAACTTCGCGCCGGAGATGGACGCGCTGTACTTCTTCCTGACGGCCGTCAGCCTGTTCTTCACCGTGCTGATCTTCGGCCTGCTGATCTTCTTCGTCATCAAGTACCGACGGAAGCACGTCGACGAGTACCCGGAGCAGCTGCCGACCAACATGGTGCTGGAGCTCACCTGGACGTTCATCCCGCTGCTGATCGCACTGGTGATGTTCTTCTGGGGCGCCAAGCTCTTCGTCCGCATGAGCAACATCCCGCAGAACGCGATGGAAATCGCGGTCACGGGCAAGCAGTGGATGTGGAACGTGCAGCATCCGACCGGCAAGCGCGAGAAGAACGAGCTGCACGTGCCGCTGGGCCGACCGGTGAAGCTGCGCATGACGTCCGAGGACGTGATCCACTCGTTCGCGCTGCCGGCGTTCCGCGCCAAGCACGACGTGGTGCCCGGCCGTTACACCGAGATGTGGTTCACGCCGACCGAGGCCGGAACGTACTACCTGTTCTGCACCGAATACTGCGGCACGTTGCACTCGGGCATGGTCGGTCGGCTGGTCGTAATGGGCGAGCAGGAATACGCCGCCTGGCTGACCAACAGCGTCGCCGACGAGGCCCCGCACCTGGCCGGTGCAAAGCTGTTCGAACAGTTCAGCTGCATCACCTGCCACGGGCAGCAAGCGCCGACGCTGGCGAACATCTACGGCACCCCGCGTCGTGTGGTTCGTGGCGGTAAGACCGTCGAGGTCTTCGCCGACGAGGACTACGTCCGCCGGGCGATCCTGAACCCGCAGGCCGAGCTGGTCGAGGGCTACCCCCCGCTCATGCCGACCTATCAGGGCATTCTTACTGAAGATCAGGTGAACCAACTGATCGCGTACGTGAAGTCGCTGAACGACACGAACAGCAGCCGCCCGGAAGGCCGGCCGGTCGATGCCGCACCCATGCCGCAAGGCGCGATCGTCCCCGATCCCGCGGCCGCCTCGGGACCGCGCGAAAGCGTGATGCACGTCGACGACGGCATCGTCCCGTTCGGTTCCGCAACGACCCGGCCGACCACGCAGCCCTAA
- a CDS encoding glycosyltransferase family 39 protein: MSQPLLAATCASTQKWARWEYLVVAILMLTGLGLRAYQLDTKGFWGDEAWTMMVSTGRGATFTELPLNQLLYPAPNPTTLSPDVPFYAAWTNTSFDVHPPLYAVIVRLWRAAVGESDVAVRLLSVVTSTLAVGLIYAVGRRALSPMVGLWAATLMAFGPQQVFYAQQARSYGLATALSLAAMLAVLKFLQDGATWPRRAAIIVLSCAMVLTHYFTAGLAAALCGYAWWSRADQRRRRDAAFCLIGGLLLAAVSWLPFAIDQRIEAGGIGGWLDDSGPGRAGRLFGALVAAPVSLLGEAFLNPLAADVVFTGVTITLPLIFIRRHRGLLLPYLGLVLCLAQPLVLDAMQSTRTLREVRYVLLAMPSLCLVLASFAQVLHGPLRHAVPALALVFSLFGLFAGDAYRKRYGDWRELATPLAAAGNDGRVLAVAGHHGESATIHNDPRYMYLCVERYLPPGRPVVLLNDRASDETLKQLRQHGDIWLISAMEIDLEQVLPGSRLVDPRPHAFEFPLGTTLVVTFDPPTTAPTVSESSVGTKTAR, encoded by the coding sequence ATGAGTCAACCATTGCTCGCAGCTACCTGTGCCTCTACGCAGAAGTGGGCACGGTGGGAGTACCTCGTCGTCGCCATCCTCATGCTAACGGGGCTGGGTCTGCGCGCATACCAATTGGACACCAAGGGGTTCTGGGGGGACGAAGCGTGGACGATGATGGTTTCGACCGGGCGTGGCGCGACTTTTACCGAACTGCCGCTCAATCAGTTGTTGTACCCCGCGCCCAATCCCACGACACTGTCGCCGGACGTGCCGTTCTATGCCGCCTGGACGAACACGTCGTTCGACGTCCACCCGCCACTTTACGCGGTAATTGTGAGGTTATGGCGAGCCGCGGTTGGCGAGTCGGACGTGGCCGTCCGTCTTCTGTCGGTCGTGACCTCCACCCTTGCGGTCGGGCTGATCTACGCCGTCGGCCGGCGTGCGCTATCTCCAATGGTCGGACTATGGGCGGCGACTCTGATGGCGTTCGGGCCGCAGCAGGTGTTTTACGCGCAACAGGCGCGGAGCTACGGACTTGCCACCGCACTGTCGTTGGCCGCGATGTTAGCCGTCCTGAAGTTCCTCCAGGATGGCGCGACTTGGCCCAGGCGTGCCGCGATCATCGTATTGAGTTGCGCGATGGTGTTGACGCATTACTTCACGGCCGGCCTGGCGGCGGCGCTCTGCGGGTACGCGTGGTGGTCCCGTGCCGACCAACGCCGTCGCCGTGATGCCGCGTTCTGCCTCATCGGAGGCCTTCTTCTGGCGGCCGTCAGTTGGCTGCCGTTCGCGATCGACCAGCGCATCGAGGCGGGTGGAATCGGTGGCTGGCTCGACGATTCTGGCCCGGGCCGCGCGGGCCGTCTCTTCGGCGCCCTCGTCGCGGCTCCGGTCTCCTTGCTTGGCGAGGCCTTCCTCAATCCACTGGCTGCAGACGTCGTCTTCACAGGTGTCACGATCACGTTGCCGTTGATATTCATCAGACGCCATCGCGGGCTGCTGCTGCCTTACCTCGGGTTAGTCCTGTGTCTCGCGCAACCGCTCGTGCTGGATGCGATGCAATCGACTCGGACGTTGCGGGAGGTGCGGTACGTGCTGCTGGCCATGCCGAGCCTTTGCCTTGTGCTGGCGTCGTTCGCGCAGGTCCTCCACGGCCCGCTCCGCCATGCCGTGCCTGCGCTCGCGCTGGTGTTCAGCCTGTTCGGCCTGTTCGCGGGCGACGCATACCGAAAGCGCTACGGGGACTGGCGTGAACTGGCTACGCCTCTCGCCGCCGCCGGGAACGACGGCCGGGTATTGGCAGTCGCAGGGCATCATGGAGAGTCCGCCACAATTCACAACGATCCGCGGTACATGTACCTCTGCGTCGAACGCTACCTGCCGCCCGGTCGACCCGTCGTCCTGCTGAATGATCGCGCCAGCGACGAGACGCTGAAGCAGTTGAGGCAACATGGCGACATCTGGCTCATCAGCGCGATGGAGATTGACCTAGAGCAGGTTCTGCCCGGGTCGAGACTGGTTGATCCACGCCCCCATGCGTTCGAGTTCCCGCTGGGGACAACGCTGGTTGTCACCTTCGATCCACCGACCACCGCACCCACCGTCTCAGAGAGTTCTGTCGGCACGAAGACGGCGCGGTAG
- a CDS encoding cytochrome c oxidase subunit 3: protein MAHSAATHSTTPFTEHGTPAHAAAPADHGHDHAHQFDDAVQQYDATTLGMWAFLATEVLFFGGIFCAYVIYRGEFFDGFMIGSHFLNKWVGFANTGVLLCSSFTAAMSVRAAHQGRRNACVNWLFLTAILGTAFVALKLSLEYTHEWHLGLVPLATAWNPFGEHGWIAEAMRLNIRGFTTPESITAIHQNHVRIFFFFYFMMTMIHAIHMVIGVGVMLWLVVRAKFFGFAIEKTNFPEMLGLYWHFVDIVWIFLFPLLYLIR, encoded by the coding sequence GTGGCACACTCAGCAGCGACACATTCCACCACCCCGTTCACCGAGCACGGCACGCCCGCGCACGCGGCGGCGCCGGCGGATCACGGGCACGACCATGCCCACCAGTTCGACGACGCCGTCCAGCAGTACGATGCCACGACCCTGGGCATGTGGGCCTTCCTGGCGACCGAAGTGCTCTTCTTCGGTGGCATCTTCTGCGCGTACGTCATTTACCGTGGCGAATTCTTCGACGGGTTCATGATCGGCAGCCACTTTCTGAACAAGTGGGTGGGCTTTGCCAATACCGGCGTGCTGCTGTGCAGCAGCTTCACCGCCGCCATGAGCGTGCGGGCCGCCCACCAGGGCCGCCGCAACGCCTGCGTCAATTGGTTGTTCCTGACCGCCATCCTCGGCACCGCGTTCGTGGCGCTAAAGCTGTCGCTGGAGTACACGCACGAGTGGCACCTCGGCCTCGTCCCGCTCGCGACGGCTTGGAACCCCTTCGGTGAGCACGGTTGGATCGCCGAGGCAATGCGGCTCAACATCAGAGGGTTCACGACCCCCGAGAGCATCACGGCGATCCACCAGAACCACGTGCGGATCTTCTTCTTCTTCTACTTCATGATGACGATGATCCACGCCATTCACATGGTGATCGGCGTCGGCGTCATGCTCTGGCTCGTCGTCCGCGCCAAGTTCTTCGGATTCGCCATCGAGAAGACCAACTTCCCCGAAATGCTCGGGCTGTACTGGCACTTCGTCGACATCGTCTGGATTTTCCTGTTCCCGCTCCTTTACCTGATCCGCTAA
- a CDS encoding cytochrome C oxidase subunit IV family protein, whose protein sequence is MQAHKHVSSVGTYIVVWFVLMVLLLATVLAADIDLEHVFTGANISLAMLIATVKALVVLLWFMHVKDASKLTWVFVGASFLWLGILIIGTGHEYLTRGWMPGWESPIGESYTPAHLGLEDGEKRINEVGEAQNLGPRSGTAEHH, encoded by the coding sequence ATGCAAGCGCACAAACACGTATCTTCCGTCGGGACGTACATCGTCGTCTGGTTCGTGCTGATGGTGCTGCTGCTGGCCACCGTCCTCGCGGCCGACATCGACCTCGAACACGTCTTCACCGGCGCCAACATTTCGCTGGCGATGCTGATCGCCACGGTGAAGGCGCTGGTCGTACTGCTCTGGTTCATGCACGTGAAGGATGCCAGCAAGCTGACGTGGGTCTTCGTCGGCGCCAGCTTCCTCTGGCTGGGCATCCTGATCATCGGCACCGGCCACGAGTACCTCACCCGCGGCTGGATGCCCGGCTGGGAAAGCCCGATCGGCGAGAGCTACACCCCCGCCCATCTTGGCCTCGAGGACGGCGAGAAACGCATCAACGAGGTCGGCGAGGCCCAGAACCTTGGCCCACGCTCAGGCACCGCCGAGCACCACTAA
- a CDS encoding LLM class flavin-dependent oxidoreductase encodes MSPQSPVRYSLLDLAPIIPGSTAAVSFRNSVDLAQHAERLGYHRFWLAEHHNIAGIASAATSVVIGHVAGATSHIRVGAGGIMLPNHAPLVIAEQFGTLESMYSGRIDLGLGRAPGGDGRTARALRRNLGSSGDTFPQDLAELRSYFRPAEPGQAVRAVPGEGLNVPIYLLGSSDFSARLAAIEGLPFAFASHFAPDYLAIALDLYRGNFRPSDQLDRPHAMVGVNVFAADTDREAVRLFTTLQQTFLSLVRGMPRGLAAPVDSMEGRWHPEEAAHVHRMTRYSVVGSPQSVRQQLQQVLDDTTADELVLTAQIYDHDARKRSFEIAAGAFDEINRERASSELQTAGG; translated from the coding sequence ATGAGCCCGCAATCGCCCGTTCGCTATTCTCTGCTTGATCTTGCACCGATTATCCCCGGCAGCACGGCGGCGGTGTCATTCCGCAATTCGGTCGACCTAGCGCAGCACGCCGAGCGACTGGGTTACCACCGTTTCTGGCTGGCCGAGCACCACAACATTGCAGGCATCGCCAGTGCGGCCACATCAGTGGTCATCGGTCATGTCGCCGGCGCTACGAGTCACATTCGCGTGGGGGCGGGTGGCATCATGTTGCCGAACCATGCGCCGCTGGTGATCGCTGAACAGTTCGGCACGCTGGAGTCGATGTACTCGGGGCGGATCGATCTCGGCTTAGGTCGAGCCCCCGGTGGTGACGGCCGTACGGCCCGCGCCCTCCGGCGGAACCTTGGCAGCAGTGGAGACACGTTCCCGCAAGACCTGGCCGAGCTGCGATCTTACTTCCGCCCGGCCGAGCCGGGGCAGGCGGTGCGGGCGGTGCCGGGCGAGGGGTTGAACGTGCCGATCTACCTGCTGGGCTCGAGCGATTTCAGCGCCAGGTTAGCGGCCATCGAAGGGTTGCCGTTCGCGTTTGCGTCGCACTTTGCGCCCGATTACCTCGCGATCGCGCTCGACCTGTACCGCGGGAACTTTCGGCCAAGCGATCAGCTAGATCGCCCGCATGCGATGGTCGGCGTGAACGTGTTCGCGGCCGACACCGACCGCGAAGCCGTTCGGCTCTTTACAACGTTACAGCAGACGTTCCTGAGCCTCGTCCGCGGCATGCCGCGCGGGCTGGCGGCGCCGGTCGATTCGATGGAAGGCCGCTGGCATCCGGAGGAGGCGGCCCACGTACATCGCATGACGCGATACTCGGTCGTCGGTTCACCGCAGAGCGTCCGCCAGCAGTTGCAGCAGGTGCTCGACGACACTACCGCCGATGAATTGGTTCTGACGGCTCAAATTTACGATCACGACGCGCGGAAGCGCTCGTTCGAGATCGCCGCCGGGGCGTTCGATGAGATCAACCGCGAGCGGGCATCGAGCGAACTGCAGACGGCGGGGGGATGA
- the ctaD gene encoding cytochrome c oxidase subunit I has translation MTTVPFDPAFDRPPEDASTPGEHTIPADNYLSNGHSISSWLLTVDHKRIGILYLISITFFFAIGGLAATLMRLELATPKADMFEPDNYNKLFTAHGVAMIFFFLVPSVPAVLGNFLLPIMIGARDLAFPRINLLSWYLYAIAGAMAIVVFAMGGVDTGWTFYTPYSSTFSNTNVVLAICAIFIAGFSSIFTGLNFIVTVHTMRAPGMTWFRMPLFVWSNYATALIMILGTPVLAIAMLLVLAERLAGIGIFDPRMGGDPVLFQHLFWFYSHPAVYIMILPGFGVISEVITAFSRKKVFGYSFIAFSSLAIALIGFLVWGHHMFITGISTYGGMVFSLLSFLIAVPTAIKIFNWIATMYKGSISLDTPMLYALAFIGLFLIGGLTGLFLAAMGMDIHLHDTYFVIAHFHYVMVGGMVTAYLAGIHFWWPKMTGRMYNDVWSKISAVLVFMGFNLTFFPQFLLGYLGMPRRYAAYPDEFQLLNVLSSAGASILAVGFALPLFYLVKSLWDGKVAGPNPWGAAGLEWQTTSPPPTFNFDETPIVTQEAYAYDDIRADKLGLPRPENKGHH, from the coding sequence ATGACGACCGTTCCCTTTGATCCCGCCTTCGACCGCCCCCCGGAAGACGCGTCGACTCCCGGTGAACACACGATCCCGGCCGACAACTACCTCAGCAACGGGCACAGCATCAGCAGCTGGCTGCTGACGGTCGACCACAAGCGCATCGGCATCCTCTACCTGATCTCGATCACGTTCTTCTTCGCGATCGGTGGTCTGGCGGCGACGCTGATGCGCCTCGAACTGGCGACGCCCAAGGCCGACATGTTCGAGCCGGACAACTACAACAAGTTGTTCACGGCTCACGGTGTGGCGATGATCTTCTTCTTCCTCGTGCCGTCCGTGCCGGCGGTGCTCGGAAACTTCCTGCTGCCGATCATGATCGGCGCCCGCGACCTGGCCTTTCCCCGCATCAACCTGCTCAGCTGGTACCTGTACGCGATCGCCGGCGCGATGGCGATCGTCGTCTTCGCGATGGGTGGCGTGGATACCGGTTGGACCTTCTACACCCCCTACTCCAGCACGTTCTCGAACACGAACGTCGTGCTGGCGATCTGCGCGATCTTCATCGCCGGCTTCAGCTCGATCTTTACCGGGTTGAACTTCATCGTCACCGTCCACACGATGCGCGCCCCGGGCATGACCTGGTTCCGCATGCCGCTGTTCGTCTGGTCGAATTACGCGACGGCCCTCATCATGATCCTGGGCACCCCGGTGCTTGCGATCGCGATGCTGCTGGTGCTCGCCGAGCGCCTTGCTGGTATCGGTATCTTCGATCCCCGCATGGGTGGCGACCCGGTGCTGTTCCAGCACTTGTTCTGGTTCTACAGCCACCCGGCCGTGTACATCATGATATTGCCCGGCTTCGGTGTGATCAGCGAGGTCATCACCGCCTTTAGCCGTAAGAAGGTGTTCGGATACTCATTCATCGCGTTCAGCTCGCTGGCGATTGCCCTGATTGGCTTCTTGGTGTGGGGCCACCATATGTTCATCACCGGCATCAGCACGTACGGCGGCATGGTCTTCTCGCTGCTGTCGTTCCTGATTGCCGTCCCCACCGCCATCAAGATCTTCAACTGGATCGCAACGATGTATAAGGGGTCGATCTCGCTCGACACCCCCATGCTGTACGCGCTGGCGTTCATCGGCCTATTCCTCATCGGTGGGCTGACCGGGCTGTTCTTGGCCGCGATGGGCATGGACATCCACCTGCACGACACCTACTTCGTCATCGCCCACTTCCACTACGTGATGGTCGGTGGCATGGTGACGGCGTACCTGGCAGGCATCCACTTCTGGTGGCCGAAGATGACCGGGCGCATGTACAACGACGTCTGGAGCAAGATCTCGGCCGTTTTGGTGTTCATGGGCTTCAACCTGACCTTCTTCCCGCAGTTCCTGCTGGGCTACCTCGGCATGCCGCGCCGTTACGCGGCCTATCCCGACGAGTTCCAGTTGTTGAACGTGCTGTCGTCGGCTGGCGCCAGCATCCTGGCGGTCGGGTTTGCGTTGCCGCTGTTCTACCTGGTGAAGAGCCTGTGGGACGGCAAGGTCGCCGGCCCGAACCCATGGGGCGCCGCCGGTTTGGAATGGCAGACGACCAGCCCCCCGCCCACGTTCAACTTCGACGAGACGCCGATCGTGACGCAGGAGGCCTACGCCTACGACGACATCCGCGCCGATAAGCTGGGCCTCCCCCGGCCGGAGAACAAGGGACATCATTAA